A window of the Thiomicrospira microaerophila genome harbors these coding sequences:
- a CDS encoding peptidylprolyl isomerase: MKKNPTLLALSLTLMVSLFFSSWTVKAENPQVLIETNKGSMIIELYPNEAPISVENFLSYVNSGYYDGTIFHRVIGNFMIQGGGFDTDFNRKPTQAPIQNEADNGLQNRIGTIAMARTNDPHSATSQFFINVANNNSLDFREKTPRAWGYAVFGRVTDGMRTVNQIRGVPTTSHQGHQDVPIEPVIIERARQIK, translated from the coding sequence ATGAAAAAAAATCCTACCCTACTGGCCCTTAGCCTAACCCTGATGGTGAGTTTGTTCTTTAGCAGTTGGACGGTAAAAGCTGAAAATCCTCAAGTTTTGATCGAGACCAACAAGGGATCAATGATTATTGAACTCTACCCTAACGAAGCGCCGATTAGTGTTGAAAACTTCCTTAGCTATGTTAACAGTGGTTATTACGACGGCACCATTTTTCACCGTGTCATTGGCAACTTTATGATTCAAGGTGGTGGCTTTGACACAGATTTTAATCGAAAGCCAACTCAAGCGCCGATTCAAAACGAGGCGGATAATGGCCTGCAAAATCGTATTGGTACGATTGCAATGGCGAGAACCAATGACCCGCATTCTGCCACCTCGCAGTTTTTCATTAACGTAGCGAATAATAACTCACTGGACTTTCGTGAAAAAACTCCGCGTGCCTGGGGTTATGCGGTGTTTGGTCGTGTAACTGATGGCATGCGCACCGTTAATCAAATTCGTGGTGTTCCAACCACCAGTCACCAAGGGCATCAAGATGTACCGATAGAGCCGGTGATTATCGAACGCGCTAGACAAATTAAATAA
- the glnS gene encoding glutamine--tRNA ligase yields the protein MSHAETGERAPHFIRNIIDEDLASGLHKSIQTRFPPEPNGYLHIGHAKSICLNFGLALDYQGQCNLRFDDTNPAKEDMEYVESIQRDVQWLGFEWSGEIRYSSNYFEQFYQYAMELVDKGLAYVCFLNMEQQREYRGTLTEVGKPSPYRDTPATENRQLLEKMRAGGFKEGECVLRAKIDMSSPIMCMRDPILYRVRYQHHHQTGDAWCIYPMYDFAHCISDAIEGVTHSLCTLEFQDNRRLYDWILDNITLPNATRPRQYEFSRLNLEYTVMSKRKLHQLVDDKLVSGWDDPRMPTISGLRRRGYTPASLRDFAERIGISKVDSFTEMSILEAAVRDDLNVNAPRSMAVLNPVKVIIENYPEGQIESIQAPVHPQNEAMGKREIFFSREVYIDRDDFREEANKHFKRLVLGKEVRLRNAYIIKAERFENDENGELKTIYCSYDPDTLGKNPADGRKVKGVIHWVEASKAVPAEFHLYDRLFSVPNPGKAEDFEAVLNPDSLVIKKGFVEPGLVDAQAELAYQFEREGYFCRDNQHPGLVLNRTVGLRDTWSENA from the coding sequence ATGAGTCATGCTGAAACGGGCGAACGCGCCCCCCACTTTATTCGAAATATTATTGATGAAGATTTAGCATCTGGATTGCACAAGTCAATCCAAACCCGTTTTCCACCAGAGCCAAATGGCTATTTGCATATTGGTCATGCTAAATCGATTTGCTTAAACTTTGGCTTGGCGCTGGATTATCAAGGTCAGTGTAACTTGCGTTTTGACGACACCAATCCGGCGAAAGAGGATATGGAGTATGTAGAGTCGATTCAGCGCGATGTGCAATGGTTGGGCTTTGAATGGTCGGGCGAGATTCGTTACAGCTCTAACTATTTTGAGCAGTTTTATCAGTATGCGATGGAGTTGGTGGATAAGGGCTTGGCCTATGTTTGTTTTTTAAACATGGAACAACAGCGCGAATATCGCGGCACGCTGACTGAAGTCGGTAAACCGAGTCCCTATCGCGACACGCCTGCGACAGAAAACCGTCAATTATTGGAAAAAATGCGTGCCGGTGGTTTTAAAGAAGGTGAGTGCGTGTTGCGCGCTAAAATTGATATGAGCTCGCCGATTATGTGCATGCGCGACCCGATATTGTACCGGGTGCGTTATCAACACCATCACCAAACAGGTGATGCTTGGTGTATCTATCCAATGTATGACTTTGCGCACTGCATTTCTGATGCGATTGAGGGCGTGACCCATTCCTTATGCACCTTGGAGTTTCAGGATAACCGTCGTTTGTATGATTGGATTTTGGACAATATCACCTTGCCAAACGCCACCCGTCCGCGTCAGTATGAGTTTTCGCGTTTAAATCTTGAATATACCGTGATGTCAAAGCGTAAGCTGCATCAATTGGTGGACGATAAACTGGTGTCCGGCTGGGATGACCCGCGGATGCCGACCATTTCCGGTTTGCGTCGTCGCGGTTATACCCCTGCGTCTTTGCGTGACTTTGCCGAGCGCATTGGCATCAGCAAGGTGGATAGCTTTACCGAAATGTCGATTCTTGAAGCGGCGGTGCGTGATGATTTGAATGTGAACGCACCGCGTTCGATGGCGGTGTTAAACCCGGTCAAAGTCATCATTGAAAACTATCCTGAGGGACAGATCGAATCGATTCAAGCACCGGTGCATCCACAAAACGAGGCGATGGGTAAACGTGAGATTTTCTTTAGCCGTGAGGTCTACATTGACCGCGATGATTTCCGCGAAGAAGCTAATAAACACTTTAAACGTTTGGTGCTGGGTAAAGAGGTGCGTTTGCGTAATGCCTATATTATTAAAGCGGAACGCTTTGAAAACGATGAAAACGGCGAGTTAAAAACCATTTATTGTTCTTATGACCCCGATACCTTGGGCAAAAACCCAGCCGATGGTCGCAAGGTCAAGGGCGTGATTCATTGGGTTGAAGCCAGCAAAGCGGTGCCGGCAGAATTCCATTTATATGACCGTTTGTTTAGCGTGCCTAATCCCGGCAAGGCTGAGGATTTTGAAGCGGTTTTAAACCCCGATTCATTGGTGATTAAAAAAGGCTTTGTTGAACCAGGCCTGGTCGATGCACAAGCTGAATTGGCGTATCAGTTTGAACGCGAAGGCTATTTCTGTCGCGACAATCAACACCCAGGCCTGGTGCTTAATCGCACCGTTGGCCTACGCGATACCTGGAGCGAAAACGCTTAA
- the cysS gene encoding cysteine--tRNA ligase — translation MSLQIYNTETRQKEEFKPIVPGKVGIYVCGVTVYDYCHIGHARVMVVFDTVVRHMRARGLEVKYVRNITDIDDKIINRAFENQESVQSLTERFIKAMHEDETALNILRPDIEPKATDFIPEIQQLVNTLIEKGHAYAAPNGDVYFKVKSFESYGRLSGKKQDDLEAGARVEINPNKQDPMDFVLWKASKENEPAWDSAWGQGRPGWHIECSAMSGSCIGERLDIHGGGMDLQFPHHENEIAQSECAHGEHYVNTWMHVGFVRVDNEKMSKSLNNFFTIREVLKDYHPEVIRYFLLSSHYRSPLNYTIENLDIAKTNLARLYTALQAAEPGLVAENTDFEAKFNEAMDDDFNTPQAMAVLFELLKEVNKTQQPGLVALLQSLANRLGLLTESPEAFFKSQVGQTDGLTDDAIEALIVERTQARADKNWARSDEIRDELLAKGVELLDSKEGTSWRRS, via the coding sequence ATGAGTTTACAGATTTATAATACCGAAACCCGTCAGAAAGAAGAGTTTAAACCAATTGTACCCGGTAAGGTCGGCATCTATGTTTGCGGGGTGACGGTGTATGACTATTGCCATATCGGTCATGCGCGGGTGATGGTGGTGTTCGATACGGTGGTGCGCCACATGCGCGCGCGCGGGCTTGAAGTTAAGTATGTGCGTAACATCACTGACATTGACGACAAAATCATTAATCGGGCGTTTGAAAATCAAGAGTCGGTACAAAGCCTGACCGAGCGCTTCATTAAAGCGATGCATGAAGATGAAACGGCGTTGAATATTCTGCGCCCGGATATCGAACCCAAGGCGACCGATTTTATCCCGGAGATTCAGCAGCTAGTCAACACCTTGATTGAAAAGGGTCATGCCTATGCCGCACCGAATGGCGATGTGTATTTTAAAGTGAAGTCTTTTGAGTCTTATGGTCGTTTATCCGGTAAAAAACAAGACGATCTTGAAGCCGGCGCGCGGGTCGAAATTAACCCGAACAAGCAAGACCCAATGGATTTTGTGCTCTGGAAAGCGTCTAAGGAAAATGAACCGGCTTGGGATTCGGCCTGGGGACAGGGCAGGCCTGGTTGGCATATTGAATGTTCGGCGATGTCAGGCTCTTGTATTGGTGAGCGTTTGGATATTCATGGCGGTGGTATGGATTTGCAGTTCCCGCATCATGAAAACGAAATCGCCCAGTCGGAATGTGCCCACGGCGAACATTATGTGAATACCTGGATGCATGTCGGTTTTGTGCGCGTGGACAACGAAAAAATGTCCAAGTCACTGAATAACTTCTTTACGATTCGTGAAGTGTTAAAAGATTATCATCCAGAAGTGATTCGTTATTTCTTGTTATCGAGCCATTATCGCAGTCCGTTGAACTATACGATTGAAAACCTGGATATTGCTAAAACCAACTTGGCGCGTTTATATACCGCGTTGCAAGCCGCAGAACCAGGCCTGGTAGCAGAAAACACCGACTTTGAAGCCAAGTTTAACGAAGCCATGGACGATGATTTCAACACCCCGCAAGCGATGGCTGTGTTGTTTGAATTGCTCAAAGAAGTCAATAAAACCCAACAACCCGGCTTGGTAGCCTTGCTACAAAGCCTGGCGAACCGCTTGGGATTGTTAACGGAAAGCCCGGAAGCGTTTTTCAAAAGCCAGGTTGGTCAAACGGATGGTTTAACCGATGATGCGATTGAAGCCTTAATTGTTGAACGCACTCAAGCACGAGCCGATAAAAACTGGGCGCGATCGGATGAAATTCGTGATGAATTGTTGGCTAAAGGGGTAGAGTTACTCGATAGCAAGGAAGGGACAAGCTGGCGTCGTAGTTAA
- a CDS encoding lytic transglycosylase domain-containing protein, whose translation MFKTIIKLKQLLILFVLVPTLGFAQTPQQQSFLAGIEYLKKSDRVNAQLVRTELENHPLLPVFIYQDIIRNLDRTPPSVILGFIKQYQHLAISDRLYQQWLTHLAQNKEWSDYLQHAKGIELASNDQQCWLYQAKINQQATDILITDLRNLWLDQIEPTDACKPLEDYLVKTNQLPGWLIWQKVERALTANQVNVARQLARYLSTEDRQAVNHWIEFHNQPEKLITELPSLSSAFINRKIFLHSLNRLANQQPETASQLLNLHQQRYNIKQDEQQTIQRTFSLRLAYRYDEKAHEFLYRYNQQSADQDTLRWQAQIALRQSDWSGLYQTINMMDPLEQRQSKWQYWMARALDQLQQAEKARPIFQQLAQERSYYGFLSADRLKQSYNLSSQPLSNPAQLQAVKQAYPALDLIENLLAIGWRVNATREWNHLLGQANEQDLTAIAQIAHQWQAYVFSFRALAQGRQWDQLELRFPTPYQQPVMQNAEKNQLDPAWIYSIIRRESAYQTDIRSSAGAVGLMQLRPSTARYIGQQRGLSRQTYQNLTDAQSNIQLGSAYLRYLLEKFDGHMVKATAAYNAGPRRVNDWLPPNNSLDADQWIDAIPFNETRKYVKAVLEHKIIFSALLEQASPRLSYLMPPINPN comes from the coding sequence ATGTTTAAAACAATAATAAAACTAAAACAACTGCTTATACTCTTTGTTTTAGTTCCGACATTAGGTTTTGCGCAAACCCCTCAACAGCAATCCTTTTTAGCTGGGATTGAGTATTTAAAAAAATCAGATCGAGTAAACGCACAATTAGTGCGAACAGAGTTAGAAAATCATCCGCTGCTCCCCGTCTTTATTTATCAAGACATTATTCGCAACTTAGACCGCACTCCACCAAGCGTTATTTTAGGTTTTATTAAACAATATCAGCATCTAGCCATTTCCGATCGACTTTATCAACAATGGTTAACTCACCTTGCTCAAAACAAGGAATGGAGTGACTATTTGCAGCATGCTAAAGGAATAGAACTAGCAAGCAATGATCAGCAGTGCTGGCTATACCAGGCGAAAATAAATCAACAAGCCACGGATATTCTAATAACGGATCTTCGTAATCTATGGCTTGATCAAATAGAGCCCACCGACGCCTGCAAACCGCTAGAAGATTATCTGGTTAAAACAAATCAACTCCCAGGCTGGTTGATTTGGCAGAAAGTTGAACGAGCATTAACAGCCAATCAAGTCAATGTGGCCAGACAATTAGCGCGATACTTATCAACAGAAGACCGACAAGCTGTCAATCATTGGATTGAATTTCATAACCAACCGGAAAAGCTCATTACCGAACTCCCCAGCCTATCCTCAGCCTTTATTAATCGAAAGATTTTTCTTCACAGTTTGAATCGGCTTGCGAACCAACAGCCTGAAACCGCGAGCCAATTATTAAACCTTCACCAGCAACGCTATAATATTAAGCAGGATGAGCAGCAGACCATACAGCGAACTTTTAGCTTACGTTTAGCCTATCGCTATGACGAAAAAGCCCATGAGTTTCTTTACCGTTACAACCAACAATCAGCGGATCAAGATACCCTTCGATGGCAAGCGCAAATCGCACTGCGCCAATCAGATTGGAGCGGTTTGTATCAAACCATTAATATGATGGATCCGCTCGAACAGCGCCAATCAAAATGGCAATACTGGATGGCTCGCGCGCTAGACCAATTACAGCAAGCAGAAAAAGCAAGACCCATTTTTCAGCAGCTAGCACAAGAACGCAGTTATTATGGCTTTTTGTCTGCAGATCGGTTAAAACAGAGCTATAACTTATCAAGCCAACCGCTTTCAAATCCTGCTCAGCTTCAAGCGGTAAAGCAAGCCTACCCTGCTCTTGATCTCATTGAAAATCTTTTAGCAATTGGATGGCGGGTTAATGCCACGCGGGAATGGAATCATCTTCTAGGCCAGGCGAATGAGCAAGACCTAACCGCAATAGCGCAAATCGCTCACCAATGGCAAGCTTATGTTTTCAGCTTTAGAGCCTTGGCACAAGGACGGCAATGGGATCAGCTTGAATTACGCTTTCCGACACCATACCAGCAGCCCGTTATGCAAAACGCTGAAAAAAACCAACTCGATCCCGCTTGGATCTACAGCATTATTCGTAGAGAAAGCGCCTATCAAACCGATATTCGCTCTTCGGCGGGTGCAGTGGGATTAATGCAGCTCAGACCCAGTACAGCCCGCTATATTGGCCAACAACGGGGTTTATCAAGACAAACCTACCAAAATCTAACCGATGCACAATCTAACATTCAACTTGGTTCAGCTTACCTTCGGTATTTACTGGAAAAATTTGATGGTCACATGGTAAAAGCGACCGCAGCGTATAATGCAGGTCCAAGGCGGGTTAATGATTGGCTGCCGCCAAACAACAGTCTAGATGCCGATCAATGGATCGATGCTATCCCGTTCAATGAAACGCGTAAATACGTCAAAGCGGTGTTAGAACATAAAATTATCTTTTCTGCCCTGCTTGAGCAAGCGTCGCCCAGGCTCTCCTATTTAATGCCGCCAATTAATCCTAATTAA
- a CDS encoding LysM peptidoglycan-binding domain-containing protein, with amino-acid sequence MPFKKDNFVFNSRSMLLPTTLVIGLILSGCQTISLPKSVVKVNTEMQNQHHEDQQRIQHAEQYLIRVDQPNLEESAFDDFIKSQSQTLPFDLVQSDQSHENLWDELATNFHLMEANQPNFQEYIAFYLNNPRHLERISVRANPYLYFIYEAINERNMPFEIAMLPIIESAFYPYARSNMSAVGLWQFMPSTGQMFELHQNWWFDGRQDIYLSTHAALDYLETLYDRNNQDWFLALASYNAGYGRILQATARLKRADPNAEVNYWSIRPYLPAETRHYVPQLLAVSYLIKNRDKYNLTIEPIQNEPYLTLVELDRQIDLNQAAKMAGISNELFKHLNPGYLKSVTPPEGPHHLFLPLSKVDEFNQHLAHNTQLFDIQWARHDIKSGDTLGAIARRYSTSIDEIRRLNNIRGNTIRAGRTLLIPIPADETTRTRLAQSSPDNLGQQATTARTTNSSNSSYHRHQVARGESLSVIAQKYGVSINELIQWNNLNPRQPLQISQTLEIRNGKIGHKIEHQVREGESLWVIARRYNVTVNELRSWNRLSNTSLIRPGTKLDVWQEGPNNIYTVRRGDTIWDIARNYNISSNDLMRYNNMNENQFLRPGQILRIPGRS; translated from the coding sequence ATGCCTTTTAAGAAAGATAACTTCGTATTTAATTCACGTTCTATGTTGCTGCCAACAACGCTGGTTATTGGGTTAATACTATCGGGTTGCCAAACAATTTCATTGCCTAAGTCGGTGGTAAAAGTTAATACCGAAATGCAAAATCAACACCATGAAGATCAACAGCGTATTCAACACGCAGAGCAATATTTAATCAGAGTGGATCAACCAAACCTTGAGGAATCGGCTTTTGATGATTTCATTAAAAGCCAAAGCCAGACCCTACCCTTTGATTTGGTGCAAAGTGACCAATCACACGAAAACCTTTGGGATGAACTCGCTACCAACTTTCATTTAATGGAAGCCAACCAGCCTAATTTTCAAGAGTATATCGCTTTTTATTTAAATAACCCTCGACACCTAGAGCGTATCTCCGTTAGAGCTAACCCCTACTTGTATTTTATCTACGAAGCGATTAATGAGCGTAATATGCCTTTTGAAATCGCGATGCTTCCGATTATAGAAAGTGCTTTTTATCCCTATGCCCGCTCAAATATGAGCGCAGTGGGTCTATGGCAATTTATGCCCTCCACCGGTCAGATGTTTGAACTTCATCAAAACTGGTGGTTTGATGGTCGACAAGATATCTACCTCAGTACGCATGCCGCATTAGACTACCTCGAAACCCTCTATGATCGCAACAATCAAGACTGGTTTTTAGCCCTAGCCTCCTATAACGCAGGCTACGGGCGCATTCTGCAAGCTACGGCTAGACTTAAGCGTGCAGATCCTAATGCAGAAGTTAATTACTGGTCTATTCGTCCTTATCTACCTGCTGAAACTCGCCATTATGTTCCTCAACTGTTGGCAGTAAGTTATTTGATAAAAAATAGAGACAAATATAACCTGACGATTGAACCTATTCAAAATGAACCTTATCTGACTCTAGTTGAGCTGGATCGTCAAATAGATCTCAACCAGGCGGCTAAAATGGCCGGGATTTCTAACGAACTTTTTAAGCACCTTAACCCCGGCTATCTTAAAAGCGTGACGCCGCCAGAAGGTCCGCACCACCTATTTCTGCCCCTAAGCAAGGTTGACGAATTTAATCAACATCTAGCCCATAACACCCAATTATTCGATATTCAGTGGGCGCGCCATGATATAAAATCTGGCGATACATTAGGGGCTATTGCACGGCGTTACAGTACATCCATTGACGAAATTAGACGTCTCAATAATATCCGCGGCAATACCATTCGCGCCGGTCGTACTTTGTTAATCCCAATTCCAGCAGATGAAACAACCCGCACGCGCCTAGCTCAAAGTAGCCCTGATAATTTAGGACAGCAAGCAACTACTGCTAGGACAACAAACAGTTCCAACTCATCCTATCATCGTCATCAAGTTGCGCGGGGCGAGTCCTTATCTGTGATAGCACAAAAATATGGTGTTAGCATTAATGAGCTAATTCAATGGAATAATCTCAACCCAAGGCAACCTTTACAAATCTCGCAGACACTTGAAATTAGAAATGGAAAAATCGGCCATAAAATCGAGCATCAAGTGCGTGAAGGTGAAAGTTTATGGGTAATCGCGCGACGTTACAATGTCACGGTTAATGAGTTGCGCAGTTGGAATCGCTTATCGAATACCAGTCTTATTCGCCCAGGTACAAAGCTAGATGTTTGGCAAGAAGGTCCTAACAATATCTACACGGTACGTCGTGGAGATACCATCTGGGATATAGCACGCAATTACAACATTAGCAGTAATGACCTTATGCGTTATAATAATATGAATGAAAATCAATTTTTGCGTCCTGGACAAATACTGCGCATTCCCGGACGAAGTTAA
- the gloB gene encoding hydroxyacylglutathione hydrolase, whose amino-acid sequence MSLTIHSIPAFEDNYIWLLESDHQAWVVDPGQAEPVLAQLAKLGLTLTGILLTHHHYDHTDGVEKLLECYSKSKVYAGYLMQKPYITHRVKQGDHIQIANTQLSVLETPGHTLDHIAFYNDQVLFCGDTLFTGGCGRVFEGSAQQMTDSLLKLRALPDSLSVYCGHEYTLSNMNFALRAEPDNLQIAQRLSQVREKRKIHQACVPSKLKEEKLTNPFLRFDLEPLATELAKRNQTQAKLTSSDLFAICRAWKDQLDKTGELDAF is encoded by the coding sequence ATGAGCTTAACCATACATTCCATTCCAGCATTTGAAGACAATTACATTTGGCTGTTAGAAAGCGATCATCAGGCTTGGGTGGTCGATCCTGGCCAAGCTGAACCAGTGTTAGCGCAATTAGCTAAGCTAGGTTTAACTTTAACCGGTATCTTACTAACCCATCATCATTATGACCATACTGATGGAGTTGAAAAGCTTTTAGAATGTTACTCTAAATCAAAGGTTTATGCCGGTTACTTAATGCAAAAACCCTACATTACTCACCGAGTTAAACAAGGTGATCACATACAAATTGCCAATACGCAACTCAGTGTGCTTGAAACTCCTGGTCATACATTGGATCATATTGCTTTTTACAACGACCAAGTCTTATTTTGTGGCGACACCTTGTTTACAGGCGGCTGTGGTCGAGTTTTTGAAGGCAGTGCGCAACAAATGACCGACTCTTTACTGAAGCTACGTGCCCTGCCCGACAGCTTATCGGTATATTGTGGTCATGAATACACGCTCAGTAATATGAACTTTGCCTTACGAGCAGAGCCGGATAACCTGCAGATAGCACAGCGTCTTAGCCAAGTCAGAGAAAAACGCAAAATTCATCAAGCCTGTGTGCCTTCAAAACTAAAAGAAGAAAAGCTAACCAATCCTTTTCTACGTTTTGACCTTGAACCCTTAGCCACAGAGCTTGCTAAACGCAACCAAACCCAGGCAAAACTAACATCAAGCGATTTATTTGCGATTTGTCGCGCTTGGAAAGACCAACTTGATAAAACAGGTGAACTCGATGCCTTTTAA